The sequence TCGATCCCAAGAACTGGAAGTCGCGCAAAGGCAAGGAGCACGTGCGGTACGCCGTGCAGAAGGAGTGGGCGGTCGAGTCCCTCGATGGACTCAACCCCGGCACACAGGTGACAGTCGAGTCCGTTCCGGCCGAAAGCCAGGTCACGATCGTCGGTGTTAGTAAAGGAAAGGGATTTCAGGGAGTGGTGAAGCGATACCACTTCACCCGTGGTCCCATGTCGCACGGATCCCACCACCACCGCGAACCGGGTTCGTCGGGCATGCGTGAGAAGCCGGGTCGCGTGATTAAGGGCAAGCGCTATCCGGGACACATGGGTTTGGATCAACTGACACTCAAGCACCGCCCCGTGATGGCGTGTGACGCGAAAAGTGGCGTATTTGCAGTCAAAGGGCCGATTCCTGGCCCTTCTGGTGCTGCCGTGTACGTCACGATTGAATCCGTTCCCGCGAAGAAATGACGATTGATGTCTACACTGCTACCGGCACGAAGAAGGGGACAGCCGAGCTGTCCGCCGCTCTCTTTGGAGCTCCCATCAATACGGGGCTCATGCACCAGGCGGTCATGCTGCAGCAGGGCAACCGCCGCGCTTCGATTGCAAACTCGTTGACGCGCAGTGAAATCCGCGGTTCGACGCGCAAGCTCTTTGCCCAGAAGGGAACGGGACGCGCACGCCGCGGTTCCGTGCGCAGCCCCCTGCTCAAAGGAGGCAACAAGGCGTTCGGTCCGCGCAGCGTGGCCAACTTCAGCCGCAACATGCCGCACAGCATGCGCCGTGCCGCTCTGCTGTCGAGCCTCTCGTACCAGGCGAAGCGCGGCGTGATTCTGGGGCTTGAGAATTACCCCGATGCTGTGAAGACGAAAGAGGCCCATGCACTGCTGAAGAAGCTCCCCGTGGCACTCGGCCGCTCCATTCTCTTCGTTCTGCCAGAGAAACACAGTGGCCTCTCGCTCTCCGTCCGCAATATTCCGCGCGTGAAGACACTCCTCGTGAATTACCTGAATCCCGAAGATATCCTCGCCGCACATCACGTGATCTTCCTCACGGAGGCACTCACCAAGGCGGAGCAGATCTTTACGGCCAAAAAGCAGCGCGTCGCAGAAGAGGCTCCCGCGAAAGTGCAGACAGAGAAGAAGGCAGAAAAGCCCTCTGTGAAGCCAAAAACTGCCAAGAAAGCCCCTGCCAAGAAAGCAGCAAAATCCTCCAAGCAAGCGTAAATGAATTACTCCCGCGTCATCCTCGGCCCCGTCGTCACAGAGAAAGCAGAGCGCCTGAAGGCCGCCGACAGACATGGGTACACGCTCTGGGTGGACAAGGCGGCAACCAAGATCGATGTGAAGTCCGCACTCGAACACTTCTATGACGTCGAAGTCGCCTCGATCCGCGTGATGCGCACCCTGAGCAAGAGCCGGTCCTTCGGGGCGGCCTCGCAGCGCATGGTGAAGCGTCCGGCGCAGAAGAAGATGCTCGTTACGTTGAAGCCCAAGAGCAAGCCCCTCGATCTCGCTACCTTTAAACACTCCTGATCATGCCGATCCGCATCTGTTCACCAACGACTCCCGGACGACGCCAGATGACGATCGCGGATTTCTCTGGCCTCACGAAGAAGCGGCCCGAAAAACGGCTGACCTTTGGCAAGCAGGCGATCAACGGCCGCAATAACATCGGCCGCATCACGGTCCGGCACCGCGGAGGCGGCCACAAGCGTCTGTACCGTCTCATCGATTTCAAGCGTATCGACAAGCACGGCGTGCCCGGAACGGTCGCTTCCATCGAGTACGATCCCAACCGCACGGCACGCATCGCGCTCGTGCATTACATTGACGGTGACAAGCGCTACATCCTCGCTCCAGAAGGGATGGCAATCGGTGCCCAGGTGGTTTGCGCCGAGCGCACGAAGGTGAAGCTGGGCAATTGCATGCAGATGCAGTACATCCCCATGGGGTACAAGGTGCACAATGTAGAGATGCAGCGCGGCCGCGGCGGGCAGATTGTCCGTTCGGCCGGCTCCTCGGCAACGCTCATCGGCCTGGATGGCGACTATGTGCTCGTCCAGCTGCCCTCGACCGAAGTGCGCAAAGTCCGGAAGGAGTGCTACGCCACGGTCGGTACGGTGAGTAACATCGATCACAACCTCATTTCCATCGGCAAGGCCGGCCGCAGCCGCTGGCTCGGTCACCGGCCGCAGGTGCTGGGTAAGTCCATGAATGCTGTGGATCACCCGCATGGAGGAGGAGAAGGCCACGCTCCGATCGGGCTCAGGAGCGGACCCAAGACGCCGTGGGGCAAGCCGGCCCGTGGTGTGAAGACCCGCCGCAAGAAGAAGGTCACGAACCGATGGATCATCCGCCGCCGCATCAAGAAGCCACGCAAGAAGTAATTTATCCCCTTAACCCTAACCCTAACCCTAACCCTAACCCTAACCCTATGTCCCGCTCCCTCAGCAAAGGCCCCTACGTCGATCCGCGCCTTCTCAAAAAGGTGATGGCGATGGTGGGCGCCGGCGAAAAGAAGATCATCAAGACGTGGGCCCGGGATTGCGATATTCCGCCGGAGTTCGTGGGATTCACGTTCGCGGTGCACAACGGCAAGGAATTCACGCCCGTGTACGTCACGGAGCAGATGGTGGGGCACAAGCTCGGCGAATTCTCCTGGACGACGAAGTTCAAGATCCACGGCGGCAAGATGCAAGAGGCACAGACCGCCGCCGCTTCTGCCGCCGCCGCACCGGCCCCTGCTGCTCCCGCAGCCGGTAAACCCG is a genomic window of Candidatus Peribacter riflensis containing:
- a CDS encoding ribosomal protein L3 encodes the protein MPSGLIARKVGMSKVFLENGEAVPVTYLRVPTNIVVRTKTKEKDGYDAVVLGIDPKNWKSRKGKEHVRYAVQKEWAVESLDGLNPGTQVTVESVPAESQVTIVGVSKGKGFQGVVKRYHFTRGPMSHGSHHHREPGSSGMREKPGRVIKGKRYPGHMGLDQLTLKHRPVMACDAKSGVFAVKGPIPGPSGAAVYVTIESVPAKK
- a CDS encoding 50S ribosomal protein L4 — translated: MTIDVYTATGTKKGTAELSAALFGAPINTGLMHQAVMLQQGNRRASIANSLTRSEIRGSTRKLFAQKGTGRARRGSVRSPLLKGGNKAFGPRSVANFSRNMPHSMRRAALLSSLSYQAKRGVILGLENYPDAVKTKEAHALLKKLPVALGRSILFVLPEKHSGLSLSVRNIPRVKTLLVNYLNPEDILAAHHVIFLTEALTKAEQIFTAKKQRVAEEAPAKVQTEKKAEKPSVKPKTAKKAPAKKAAKSSKQA
- a CDS encoding 50S ribosomal protein L2, giving the protein MPIRICSPTTPGRRQMTIADFSGLTKKRPEKRLTFGKQAINGRNNIGRITVRHRGGGHKRLYRLIDFKRIDKHGVPGTVASIEYDPNRTARIALVHYIDGDKRYILAPEGMAIGAQVVCAERTKVKLGNCMQMQYIPMGYKVHNVEMQRGRGGQIVRSAGSSATLIGLDGDYVLVQLPSTEVRKVRKECYATVGTVSNIDHNLISIGKAGRSRWLGHRPQVLGKSMNAVDHPHGGGEGHAPIGLRSGPKTPWGKPARGVKTRRKKKVTNRWIIRRRIKKPRKK
- a CDS encoding 30S ribosomal protein S19, with protein sequence MSRSLSKGPYVDPRLLKKVMAMVGAGEKKIIKTWARDCDIPPEFVGFTFAVHNGKEFTPVYVTEQMVGHKLGEFSWTTKFKIHGGKMQEAQTAAASAAAAPAPAAPAAGKPASK